In Halorubrum sp. PV6, a single window of DNA contains:
- the thsB gene encoding thermosome subunit beta yields MQQGQPMIIMGDDAQRVKDKDAQEYNISAARGVAESVRSTLGPKGMDKMLVDSMGDVTITNDGVTILQTMDIDNPTAEMIVEVAETQEDEAGDGTTSAVAIAGELLKNAEDLLEQDIHPTAVIKGFNLASEYARDQIDEVATAVDPDDTETLKSVAETSMTGKGAELDKDTLADLVVRAVQGVTVEADDGSHVVDLANLNIETRTGRAAGESELLSGAVIDKDPVHDDMPTDFEDANVLLLNDPIEVEEADVDTAVNVDSPDQLQKFLDQEEKQLRDKVDQIVESGADVVFCQKGIDDLAQHYLAKEGILAVRRTKKSDLSFLKNVLGAPIVSDLDSLTADDLAVGTVSRDAEAELFHVEGEDAHGVTLLIYGTTEHVVDELERGIEDAIDVVSTTASDGRTLPGGGAIEVELASRLRDYADSVSGREQLAVEAFADSLELIPRVLAENAGLDAIDLLVDLRAAHEAGDTEAGLNVFSGEVENTTEAGVVETAHAKEQAIASAAEAANLVLKIDDIISAGDLSTSGDGDEGGAPAGGMGGMGGMGGAM; encoded by the coding sequence ATGCAGCAGGGTCAGCCGATGATCATTATGGGCGACGACGCCCAGCGCGTCAAGGACAAGGACGCACAGGAGTACAACATCTCCGCGGCACGCGGCGTCGCCGAATCCGTACGCTCGACGCTCGGGCCGAAAGGGATGGACAAGATGCTCGTCGATTCGATGGGCGACGTCACCATCACCAACGACGGGGTCACCATCCTGCAGACGATGGACATCGACAACCCGACCGCTGAGATGATCGTCGAAGTCGCCGAGACCCAAGAGGACGAGGCCGGCGACGGCACGACGAGCGCGGTCGCGATTGCCGGCGAACTCCTCAAAAACGCCGAGGACCTTCTGGAGCAGGACATTCACCCGACAGCCGTCATCAAGGGCTTCAACCTCGCGAGCGAGTACGCCCGCGATCAGATCGACGAGGTCGCCACCGCCGTCGACCCCGACGACACGGAGACCCTGAAAAGCGTCGCCGAGACGTCGATGACGGGGAAGGGCGCGGAACTCGACAAGGACACCCTCGCCGACCTCGTCGTCCGCGCGGTTCAGGGCGTCACGGTCGAGGCCGACGACGGCTCGCACGTCGTCGATCTGGCGAACCTCAACATCGAGACGCGCACCGGTCGCGCGGCCGGTGAGTCCGAGCTCCTCTCGGGCGCCGTCATCGACAAGGACCCGGTCCACGACGACATGCCGACCGACTTCGAGGACGCGAACGTCCTCCTCCTCAACGACCCGATCGAGGTCGAAGAGGCCGACGTGGACACGGCCGTCAACGTCGACTCGCCCGATCAGCTCCAGAAGTTCCTCGACCAGGAAGAAAAGCAGCTTCGCGACAAGGTCGACCAGATCGTCGAGAGCGGCGCCGACGTCGTCTTCTGTCAGAAAGGCATCGACGACCTCGCCCAGCACTACCTCGCGAAGGAGGGCATCCTCGCGGTCCGCCGGACGAAGAAGTCCGACCTGAGCTTCCTCAAGAACGTCCTCGGCGCGCCCATCGTCAGCGACCTCGACTCGCTCACGGCCGACGACCTCGCGGTCGGGACGGTCTCCCGCGACGCCGAGGCGGAGCTGTTCCACGTCGAGGGCGAGGACGCCCACGGCGTCACCCTCCTCATCTACGGCACCACCGAGCACGTCGTCGACGAGCTCGAACGCGGCATCGAAGACGCCATCGACGTGGTCTCGACGACCGCCTCCGACGGTCGGACGCTCCCCGGCGGCGGCGCAATCGAGGTCGAACTCGCCAGCCGACTGCGCGACTACGCCGACTCCGTCTCGGGTCGCGAGCAGCTCGCCGTCGAGGCGTTCGCCGACTCGCTCGAACTCATCCCCCGCGTGCTCGCCGAGAACGCCGGGCTCGACGCCATCGACCTGCTCGTCGACCTCCGCGCGGCTCACGAAGCCGGCGACACCGAGGCCGGACTCAACGTCTTCTCCGGCGAAGTCGAGAACACGACCGAAGCCGGCGTCGTCGAGACGGCTCACGCGAAAGAGCAGGCCATCGCGTCCGCCGCCGAGGCCGCGAACCTCGTGTTGAAAATCGACGACATCATCTCCGCGGGCGACCTGTCGACCAGCGGCGACGGCGACGAGGGCGGCGCCCCCGCCGGCGGCATGGGTGGCATGGGCGGTATGGGCGGTGCGATGTGA
- a CDS encoding Rid family detoxifying hydrolase, with product MKETVHTDAAPAAVGAYSQATTNGDLVFTAGQIPLTPEGDLLDEASIAAQTEQALDNLVAVLEAAGAEPSDVLKTTVFLADIDDFDEMNETYARYFDESPPARSAVQAGALPKGAGVEIEAVAVVE from the coding sequence ATGAAAGAGACGGTTCACACGGACGCGGCTCCCGCCGCGGTCGGCGCGTACAGCCAGGCGACGACGAACGGCGACCTCGTGTTCACGGCCGGGCAGATCCCCCTGACGCCGGAGGGCGACCTCCTCGATGAGGCGTCGATCGCGGCACAGACCGAGCAGGCCCTCGACAACCTCGTGGCGGTCCTCGAAGCGGCCGGCGCCGAGCCGAGCGACGTGCTCAAGACGACCGTCTTCCTCGCGGACATCGACGACTTCGACGAGATGAACGAGACGTACGCGAGGTACTTCGACGAGTCGCCGCCCGCCCGGTCGGCCGTGCAGGCCGGCGCGTTGCCGAAGGGCGCCGGCGTCGAGATCGAGGCGGTCGCCGTCGTCGAGTAG
- a CDS encoding zinc ribbon domain-containing protein translates to MTGVEIGPLVAIIGAVTLVNLGFAWLFARSDRNPADVFGSAGGPAEQAPAGSERTTADPPPLDVDGETVVCRHCGAANRPTYRYCRWCVRSGFADDAAGGPADGPMVNRSL, encoded by the coding sequence ATGACTGGGGTGGAAATCGGTCCGCTCGTCGCGATCATCGGCGCGGTGACGCTCGTCAACCTCGGGTTCGCGTGGCTGTTCGCGCGGAGCGACCGGAACCCGGCCGACGTTTTCGGGTCGGCGGGAGGCCCCGCGGAGCAGGCGCCGGCCGGCTCCGAGCGCACGACCGCCGACCCGCCGCCGCTCGACGTCGACGGTGAGACCGTCGTCTGCCGTCACTGCGGCGCGGCGAACCGGCCGACGTACCGGTACTGCCGCTGGTGCGTTCGCTCCGGCTTCGCCGACGACGCCGCGGGCGGCCCCGCCGACGGCCCGATGGTGAACCGCTCGCTTTGA
- a CDS encoding molybdopterin-synthase adenylyltransferase MoeB: MSLSLDADQLDRYSRHVIMDEVGPEGQKRLLDGRALVVGAGGLGAPVIQYLAAAGVGTIGVVDDDVVERSNLQRQVIHADADVGEPKVESAARYVERLNPDVDVNAHETRLDEGNARDLLGEYDIVVDCADNFRTRYVVNDVARIEGMPVVHGAIYKFEGQATTLVPEGPCYRCLFPEAPEPGTVPDCATTGVLGVLPGTVGCIQATEAIKLLLDAGDILEGRVLFYDAMDMTFETVPYRRNPDCPVCGADGIETIAGIDYSGGCRVDGD; encoded by the coding sequence ATGAGTCTCTCGCTCGACGCCGACCAACTCGACCGGTACTCCAGACACGTCATCATGGACGAGGTCGGCCCGGAGGGGCAGAAGCGCCTGCTCGACGGGCGGGCGCTGGTGGTCGGCGCAGGCGGTCTCGGGGCGCCCGTCATCCAATACCTCGCGGCCGCGGGCGTCGGAACGATCGGCGTCGTCGACGACGACGTGGTCGAGCGATCGAACCTCCAGCGACAGGTGATCCACGCCGACGCCGACGTGGGTGAGCCTAAAGTCGAGTCGGCGGCCCGCTACGTCGAGCGGCTCAACCCCGACGTCGACGTGAACGCCCACGAGACGCGCCTCGACGAGGGGAACGCCCGCGACCTGCTCGGCGAGTACGACATCGTCGTCGACTGTGCGGACAACTTCCGGACGCGGTACGTCGTCAACGACGTGGCCCGGATCGAGGGGATGCCCGTCGTCCACGGCGCCATTTATAAGTTCGAAGGCCAGGCGACGACGCTCGTCCCAGAGGGCCCGTGCTACCGGTGTCTGTTCCCCGAGGCCCCGGAGCCGGGGACGGTCCCCGACTGCGCGACGACCGGCGTGCTCGGCGTCCTGCCCGGTACGGTCGGCTGCATTCAGGCGACCGAAGCAATCAAACTGCTCCTCGACGCCGGGGATATCTTGGAGGGGCGCGTCCTCTTTTATGACGCGATGGACATGACGTTCGAGACCGTCCCGTATCGGCGCAATCCCGACTGTCCGGTCTGTGGAGCGGACGGCATCGAGACGATAGCGGGGATCGACTACTCGGGCGGCTGTCGCGTCGACGGCGACTGA
- a CDS encoding ornithine cyclodeaminase family protein: protein MQTLLLNDDDVDENARMDRVIDAVRGAFTAYERDNAKMPAKSYIDLPEYNGDFRSMPAYLDVRTEDTDEDDGWDAAGIKWVNVHTDNPADHDLPTVMGTMIYSDPETAFPLAILDGTTLTMKRTGAAAAVATDELAVPDASSLGIVGAGVQSYTQLEAIATVRDIEEVVVSDLDEERVADFIDAFDDQFDVRAGSISEAGHCDVLSTVTPVEDPVVTPDDVGAHTHINAMGADAEGKHELADDLLSDATVVIDDHEQCTHSGEINVPYAAGTLTDADIYGEIGEIVVGNRPGRAGTDGEAGIEGVTVFDSTGLAIQDVAAARVVYEQADANDNGYPFDLLGLAE from the coding sequence ATGCAGACGCTGCTTTTGAACGACGACGACGTCGACGAGAACGCCCGGATGGACCGGGTCATCGATGCGGTTCGCGGCGCGTTCACGGCCTACGAGCGCGACAACGCCAAGATGCCCGCGAAGTCGTACATCGACCTCCCCGAGTACAACGGCGACTTCCGCTCGATGCCGGCCTACCTCGACGTCCGCACCGAAGACACCGACGAGGACGACGGCTGGGACGCCGCCGGGATCAAGTGGGTGAACGTCCACACCGACAACCCCGCCGACCACGACCTCCCGACCGTGATGGGGACGATGATCTACTCCGACCCCGAGACGGCGTTCCCGCTGGCGATCCTCGACGGCACGACCCTCACGATGAAGCGCACGGGCGCGGCCGCCGCGGTCGCCACCGACGAACTGGCGGTCCCCGACGCGAGTTCGCTCGGCATCGTCGGCGCCGGCGTCCAGTCGTACACGCAACTGGAGGCGATCGCCACGGTCCGCGATATCGAGGAGGTCGTCGTGAGCGACCTCGACGAGGAGCGCGTCGCCGACTTCATCGACGCCTTCGACGATCAGTTCGACGTGCGGGCCGGATCCATCAGCGAGGCCGGCCACTGTGACGTGCTCTCGACGGTGACGCCCGTCGAGGACCCCGTCGTCACCCCCGACGACGTGGGCGCGCACACGCACATCAACGCGATGGGCGCCGACGCCGAGGGCAAACACGAGCTCGCCGACGACCTCCTCTCAGACGCGACCGTCGTCATCGACGACCACGAGCAGTGTACCCACTCCGGCGAGATCAACGTCCCCTACGCGGCGGGCACCCTCACCGACGCGGACATTTACGGCGAGATCGGAGAAATCGTCGTGGGGAACCGCCCCGGACGCGCCGGAACCGACGGCGAGGCCGGCATCGAGGGCGTCACCGTCTTCGACTCCACGGGGCTCGCCATCCAGGACGTGGCGGCCGCCCGCGTCGTCTACGAGCAGGCCGACGCCAACGACAACGGGTACCCCTTCGACCTCCTCGGACTCGCGGAGTAG
- a CDS encoding dihydrofolate reductase, whose protein sequence is MQLVSVAALAENRAIGRDGEVPWPHIEADVRQYRERVANSPVILGRRTFDSMRDDLPGSRQIVVSRSVESVDVPTAVVANDADEALERAAAITDGGEPVYVLGGGAIYELFQPHLDGMALSHVEGVYEGDTFYPAWDAGEWSVAAETAFDRFTLREWVRNGDRF, encoded by the coding sequence GTGCAACTCGTCAGCGTCGCGGCACTCGCGGAGAACCGAGCGATCGGCAGAGACGGCGAGGTGCCGTGGCCACACATCGAGGCCGACGTGCGGCAGTACCGCGAGCGCGTCGCGAACTCGCCCGTCATCCTCGGCCGCCGCACTTTCGACTCCATGCGCGACGACCTCCCCGGCTCCCGACAGATCGTCGTGAGCCGGAGCGTGGAGTCGGTCGACGTCCCGACCGCGGTCGTCGCGAACGACGCCGACGAGGCGCTCGAACGGGCCGCGGCGATCACCGACGGCGGCGAACCGGTTTACGTCCTCGGGGGCGGCGCGATATACGAACTGTTCCAACCCCACCTCGACGGGATGGCGCTCAGCCACGTCGAGGGGGTCTACGAGGGCGACACGTTCTATCCGGCGTGGGACGCAGGCGAGTGGTCGGTCGCGGCGGAGACGGCCTTCGACCGGTTCACGCTCCGGGAGTGGGTTCGCAACGGCGACAGGTTCTGA
- a CDS encoding extracellular solute-binding protein has product MDRNGLSDRATEPEPHRENGARANGEEPHETATGTAGEEVPVEAFREVAARLADGDLGARFPEATGDEATAALASDLNAFVEGVTETLSAVEGFGDEVAGASEHVRSNVSQAKRRSDDVYEAVDGIESSATRQRDDIAEATQELQSVSAATEEVAASAEEVATTAANVAARADEGNEAAAAAIAELQEVDERTETALDRVEELEAEVAAIEDVTDLIRDIADETNILALNASIEAARAGEAGAGFEVVAEEVKSLAEESRDATSEIEESIGSVRDETDATVAEITDMRERVGEGIDTAESALEAFSDLTDDIEDTTSGVEEISDATDDQAASVEEVVDMVESVGASAEDTAADAAEVTTIAHTQKTSLTEVAAGASTLGDRTGTLDDRLDAYDLAGGDASDATVVEFWHALGGRKARLLEDLVEEFESVADGVSVRPSSKGSYRGVLDATLAAAERGDPPTIAHLYEIGTKRALDSGAFAPIAGLLGETPLDPDDLLDPVADYYRTDGRLHSLPFNASTPVLYYNRAAFERAGLNPDDPPTTFDEVRHCAAQLVDRGGLDAGITFANYSWFVEQWFAEAGQPLVDANNGRGGTPTEAHFDTETGRRVYEWIADMAADGLYHDPGIEARGQAREAFHDGRAGMLIGSTSAMVGVHEGASFPVETGYFPVADERHGVVVGGGSLWVADEAPTDEQQAAAAFLAWLAAPDQQARWHRETGYFPVHDGAVDRLAGAGWFDENPGYRTAIDQLLDTERSPATTGARIGPFDTVRTLVAEASVEAREYGVDAALDRLTKSAELQLQSYAEDADAK; this is encoded by the coding sequence ATGGATCGCAACGGGCTGAGTGACCGAGCGACCGAGCCGGAACCGCACCGCGAGAACGGCGCGCGAGCGAACGGCGAGGAACCACACGAGACAGCGACGGGAACCGCAGGCGAGGAGGTGCCGGTCGAGGCGTTCAGGGAGGTCGCCGCCCGCCTCGCCGACGGCGACCTCGGTGCCCGGTTCCCCGAGGCGACCGGCGACGAGGCGACCGCCGCGCTCGCGAGCGACCTCAACGCGTTCGTCGAGGGAGTCACGGAGACGCTGTCGGCGGTCGAGGGGTTCGGCGACGAGGTCGCCGGCGCCTCCGAGCACGTGCGGTCGAACGTGTCGCAGGCGAAGCGCCGGAGCGACGACGTGTACGAGGCGGTCGACGGGATCGAGTCGTCGGCGACGCGCCAGCGCGACGACATCGCGGAGGCGACCCAGGAGCTACAGAGCGTCTCGGCGGCGACCGAGGAGGTCGCGGCCTCGGCGGAGGAGGTCGCGACCACGGCCGCGAACGTCGCCGCGCGCGCCGACGAGGGGAACGAGGCGGCCGCCGCGGCGATCGCGGAGCTACAGGAGGTCGACGAGCGGACGGAGACCGCGCTCGACCGCGTCGAGGAGCTGGAGGCGGAGGTCGCCGCGATCGAAGACGTCACCGACCTCATTCGGGACATCGCCGACGAGACGAACATCCTCGCGTTGAACGCCTCCATCGAGGCGGCGCGGGCGGGCGAAGCCGGCGCCGGCTTCGAGGTCGTCGCCGAGGAGGTCAAGAGCCTCGCCGAGGAGTCCCGCGACGCGACGAGCGAGATCGAGGAATCGATCGGGTCGGTGCGCGACGAGACCGACGCGACGGTCGCGGAGATCACCGACATGCGCGAGCGCGTCGGAGAGGGGATAGACACCGCAGAGAGCGCGCTCGAAGCGTTCTCCGACCTGACCGACGACATCGAGGACACGACGAGCGGCGTCGAGGAGATAAGCGACGCGACCGACGACCAAGCGGCCTCGGTCGAGGAGGTCGTCGACATGGTCGAGTCGGTCGGCGCCTCGGCCGAGGACACCGCCGCGGACGCCGCCGAGGTGACGACGATCGCTCACACCCAGAAGACGTCGCTGACGGAGGTGGCCGCGGGCGCGTCGACGCTCGGCGATCGCACCGGGACGCTCGACGACCGACTCGACGCGTACGACCTCGCCGGGGGCGACGCGAGCGACGCCACCGTCGTCGAGTTCTGGCACGCGCTCGGGGGGCGAAAGGCACGGCTGCTCGAAGACCTCGTCGAGGAGTTCGAGTCGGTCGCCGACGGGGTGTCCGTCCGACCGTCGTCGAAGGGCAGCTATCGGGGGGTCCTCGACGCGACCCTCGCCGCGGCCGAGCGCGGCGACCCGCCGACGATCGCACACCTCTACGAGATCGGCACGAAGCGCGCGCTCGACAGCGGGGCGTTCGCGCCGATAGCGGGTCTGCTCGGGGAGACGCCGCTCGACCCGGACGACCTCCTCGACCCCGTCGCGGACTACTACCGGACCGACGGCCGGCTCCACTCGCTCCCGTTCAACGCGTCGACGCCGGTGTTGTACTACAACCGGGCGGCGTTCGAGCGCGCCGGGCTCAACCCGGACGACCCGCCGACGACGTTCGACGAGGTGCGCCACTGCGCGGCCCAGCTGGTCGACCGCGGCGGGCTCGACGCCGGGATCACGTTCGCGAACTACTCGTGGTTCGTCGAGCAGTGGTTCGCCGAGGCGGGCCAACCCCTCGTCGACGCCAACAACGGGCGGGGGGGGACGCCGACCGAGGCGCACTTCGACACCGAGACCGGCCGGCGGGTGTACGAGTGGATCGCCGACATGGCGGCCGACGGGCTGTACCACGATCCGGGCATCGAGGCGCGCGGACAGGCCAGAGAGGCGTTCCACGACGGGCGCGCCGGCATGCTGATCGGGTCGACCTCGGCGATGGTCGGCGTTCACGAGGGCGCGTCGTTCCCGGTCGAGACGGGGTACTTCCCGGTGGCCGACGAGCGCCACGGCGTCGTCGTCGGTGGCGGCTCGCTGTGGGTCGCCGACGAGGCGCCGACGGACGAACAGCAGGCCGCCGCCGCGTTCCTCGCGTGGCTCGCGGCGCCGGACCAGCAGGCGCGGTGGCACCGGGAGACCGGCTACTTCCCGGTCCACGACGGCGCCGTCGACCGGCTCGCGGGGGCGGGCTGGTTCGACGAGAACCCCGGTTACCGGACGGCGATAGACCAGCTCCTCGACACCGAGCGGTCGCCGGCCACGACCGGCGCTCGGATCGGGCCGTTCGACACCGTCCGGACGCTGGTCGCCGAGGCGTCGGTCGAGGCCCGCGAGTACGGCGTCGATGCGGCACTCGATCGACTCACCAAGAGCGCGGAGTTACAGCTTCAGTCGTACGCCGAGGACGCGGACGCGAAGTAA
- a CDS encoding RlmE family RNA methyltransferase: MSGKDEYYNRSKQQGYRARSAYKLKQLDEEANLFERGDTVVDLGAAPGGWLQVAAEEVGESGTVVGVDLQRIEDLEEHDVETLRGDMTDERTRHYLREAVGERGADVVVSDMAPNMTGEYALDHARSVHLARQAFDVAKELLAPGGDFAVKVFQGEDLDAFREDVRPEFEYIRTVVPDASRDSSSEVYLVAKGLNTAPVAAGDRIEVTVEERGDEGDGIAYVEGYSLFVADAAVGETLTVEVDDAKPRFGFASRVADDDAGESAESAESAESAEADESDE, encoded by the coding sequence ATGAGCGGCAAAGACGAGTACTACAACCGATCGAAACAGCAGGGGTACCGCGCCCGGTCAGCCTACAAGCTGAAACAGCTCGACGAGGAGGCGAACCTCTTCGAGCGCGGCGACACCGTCGTCGACCTCGGGGCGGCGCCGGGCGGCTGGCTGCAGGTCGCGGCCGAGGAAGTGGGCGAGTCGGGCACGGTCGTCGGCGTCGACCTCCAGCGCATCGAGGACCTCGAAGAACACGACGTGGAGACGCTCCGCGGCGACATGACCGACGAGCGCACCCGTCACTACCTCCGCGAGGCCGTCGGCGAGCGCGGCGCCGACGTGGTCGTCTCCGACATGGCGCCGAACATGACCGGGGAGTACGCCTTAGACCACGCCCGGTCGGTCCACCTCGCGCGGCAGGCGTTCGACGTGGCCAAGGAACTGCTCGCGCCCGGCGGCGACTTCGCGGTGAAGGTCTTCCAGGGCGAGGACCTCGACGCCTTCCGCGAGGACGTGCGCCCCGAGTTCGAGTACATTCGGACCGTCGTCCCGGACGCCTCGCGCGACTCCTCTTCCGAGGTGTACCTCGTCGCCAAGGGGCTGAACACGGCCCCCGTCGCGGCCGGAGACCGGATCGAAGTGACCGTCGAAGAGCGCGGCGACGAGGGCGACGGCATCGCCTACGTCGAGGGGTACTCGCTCTTCGTCGCGGACGCCGCGGTCGGCGAGACGCTCACCGTCGAGGTCGACGACGCCAAGCCGCGGTTCGGGTTCGCTTCGCGCGTCGCCGACGACGATGCCGGGGAGTCCGCCGAGTCAGCCGAATCAGCCGAATCAGCCGAAGCCGACGAGTCCGACGAGTAG
- a CDS encoding GNAT family N-acetyltransferase, giving the protein MTGDGSAGVPDGVAIEPATPEDRLDSLRVLNAAMLETDSAQVAERIDAGDALVARFKKTGAVVGALVATRPEPSRYHVDAVAVRRARRGRGIGSALVAAAVERAEREEAVAVVTAAFDAKLRGFYTDLGFAVVPDTETQGAGRLRGRRAVDGGAGADDSESGERRR; this is encoded by the coding sequence GTGACCGGCGACGGGTCCGCGGGCGTTCCCGACGGGGTCGCTATCGAGCCCGCGACGCCAGAGGACCGGCTCGACAGCCTCCGCGTGCTCAACGCCGCGATGCTGGAGACGGATTCGGCGCAGGTGGCCGAACGGATCGACGCCGGCGACGCCCTCGTCGCCCGGTTTAAAAAGACCGGCGCGGTCGTCGGCGCGCTGGTCGCGACGCGTCCCGAGCCGTCGCGATACCACGTCGACGCCGTCGCCGTCAGACGGGCGCGTCGGGGGCGGGGGATCGGCTCCGCGCTCGTCGCCGCCGCGGTCGAACGCGCCGAGCGCGAGGAGGCGGTCGCCGTCGTCACCGCCGCGTTCGACGCGAAGCTGCGGGGCTTTTATACCGATCTCGGGTTCGCAGTCGTTCCCGACACCGAGACACAGGGGGCCGGACGGCTCCGCGGTCGCCGGGCGGTCGACGGTGGGGCAGGCGCCGACGACTCCGAATCCGGCGAACGACGCCGATAA
- a CDS encoding ubiquitin-like small modifier protein 2 yields MTVTVDVVGEGTQTVDLPDDATYADLIREAGYHPQEASALVDGAPVPGDRVVDADEVQLLRLIKGGATADSS; encoded by the coding sequence GTGACCGTCACCGTCGACGTCGTCGGCGAGGGGACCCAGACGGTCGACCTCCCCGACGACGCCACCTACGCCGACCTGATTCGCGAAGCCGGCTATCACCCGCAGGAGGCGTCAGCGCTCGTCGACGGCGCCCCGGTCCCCGGCGACCGCGTCGTCGACGCCGACGAGGTCCAACTCCTTCGACTGATAAAGGGCGGGGCGACAGCCGACTCCTCGTGA
- the gatB gene encoding Asp-tRNA(Asn)/Glu-tRNA(Gln) amidotransferase subunit GatB, producing the protein MSTQAATEERTVVIGLEVHVQLETDTKIFCGCSTEPGDDEEPNTRTCPTCLGLPGALPVLNEAAVEAAVKVGKAIDADIPETTTFHRKNYYYPDLPKNFQLTQYDAPICQSGELEVRADDETRTIGITRAHLEEDPGSLQHAGGSIESATHTLVNYNRAGTPLMEIVTEADFRSPAETRAFLAKLEEVLEYLGVFEPTRDGSLRVDANVSLVPDDAVADDGTITEEALAEANRAEVKNISSHKGAEQALAYEVTRQRNVLRRGREIEQETRHWDEARGVTVSMRSKEAEKDYRYFREADLPALEVSDWKSQIPIPELPDARRERFREEYGLDRESASKLTSTKAVADFFEDVAEQFDPELAATWVADNLLGELNYREMEITDVEDRLDEFTRLIELVADDELTVKNAEEVVLREMLDAGDDPETVIDREGLGVADSGEVEAAVAAAIDDNPDAVADYHDGDAGAINFLVGQVMQATGGSADPGEVNGLLREELDG; encoded by the coding sequence ATGAGCACTCAGGCCGCGACGGAGGAGCGGACGGTCGTGATCGGGCTGGAGGTCCATGTCCAGCTCGAGACCGACACCAAGATCTTCTGCGGCTGCTCGACGGAGCCCGGAGACGACGAGGAGCCGAACACGCGCACCTGCCCGACCTGTCTCGGGCTGCCGGGCGCGCTGCCGGTCCTCAACGAGGCCGCCGTCGAGGCCGCCGTGAAGGTGGGGAAAGCGATCGACGCCGACATCCCCGAGACGACCACGTTCCACCGGAAGAACTACTACTACCCCGACCTGCCGAAGAACTTCCAGCTCACCCAGTACGACGCCCCGATCTGCCAGTCCGGCGAGCTCGAGGTCCGCGCAGACGACGAGACCCGAACGATCGGCATCACCCGCGCGCACCTCGAAGAGGATCCGGGGAGCCTCCAGCACGCCGGCGGCTCCATCGAGTCGGCGACGCACACGTTGGTGAACTACAACCGCGCCGGGACGCCGCTGATGGAGATCGTCACCGAGGCGGACTTCCGGTCGCCGGCGGAGACCCGCGCGTTCCTCGCGAAGCTCGAGGAGGTCTTGGAGTACCTCGGCGTCTTCGAGCCGACCCGCGACGGGAGCCTGCGCGTCGACGCCAACGTCTCCTTGGTCCCCGACGACGCCGTCGCCGACGACGGGACGATCACCGAGGAGGCCCTCGCGGAGGCGAACCGCGCGGAGGTCAAGAACATCTCCAGCCACAAGGGCGCAGAGCAGGCGCTCGCCTACGAGGTCACTCGACAGCGAAACGTCCTCCGGCGCGGCCGCGAGATCGAACAGGAGACCCGCCACTGGGACGAGGCCCGCGGCGTCACCGTCTCCATGCGCTCGAAGGAGGCCGAGAAGGACTACCGCTACTTCCGAGAGGCCGACCTCCCCGCGCTGGAAGTATCGGACTGGAAATCGCAGATCCCGATCCCGGAGCTTCCCGACGCTCGGCGCGAGCGCTTCCGCGAGGAGTACGGCCTCGACCGCGAGTCCGCCTCGAAGCTCACCTCGACGAAGGCGGTCGCCGACTTCTTCGAGGACGTGGCCGAGCAGTTCGACCCCGAACTCGCCGCGACGTGGGTCGCCGACAACCTCCTCGGCGAACTGAACTACCGCGAGATGGAGATTACGGACGTCGAGGACCGTCTCGACGAGTTCACGCGGCTGATCGAACTCGTGGCCGACGACGAGCTCACCGTCAAAAACGCCGAGGAGGTCGTCCTCCGCGAGATGCTCGACGCCGGCGACGACCCCGAGACGGTCATCGATCGCGAGGGGCTCGGCGTCGCCGACTCCGGCGAGGTCGAGGCCGCCGTCGCCGCCGCCATCGACGACAACCCCGACGCAGTCGCCGACTACCACGACGGCGACGCGGGCGCGATCAACTTCCTCGTCGGCCAGGTGATGCAGGCGACGGGCGGGAGCGCCGACCCCGGCGAGGTGAACGGTCTGCTCCGCGAGGAGTTAGACGGGTGA